Within Aspergillus oryzae RIB40 DNA, chromosome 2, the genomic segment AGAGCTCCTGTTGCCATGGGAGCCAGCGGTGTTCCTTGAAGGCCTTGGAAAGCGTGTAGACGAAGTCTAGTCCAAGGATCGGGTCTCGATGGCGATAATGCTTGATCTCCCCGCAGCCGCGGGCCTTCTGCTGCTTGAAATAGTGATGTCGATTCCACAGTAAATTGCCAACCTTGTAGAGGACGAGCCAGACACAGGCAGCGATGAAGTACTCTGTTAGGGTAAACATGATGATGGGTTGGCAGGCGAAGTGGGTGCAACTGCGGCAGTCATTCTATACCTCCCTAGAGCAGAGATTGATAATACGACAAACAACCGGGTAGACAAGATGCAACAGGCTAATTTTGAGAGATTCCACACCCGCCACATCCATGAGCTGTCGTGTCAGACCCCTCGGCCGAGGCGGACGTCAGCGTCGGGGCTTGCATCTTGGGCGACGGCCGTAAAGACGGTGTAATACGAGGCTCGGAGATAGCGTTATTCATTACTGCTATAAAATTGATTCCACTCGTGCGAGCTATATTGCTAGCCCGATCAAGCCATCGAATCTCGGACCTTGCCATGGAGACTGTCGCTGCCATAAAGACGCTCATCCAGCAGCTGGCCGAGTCCACAGACCAGTTTGGGCGTGCGGAAATCAATGACGCTCTCCGCGAGCTGCAACACTCGCTGGAGACGCCGTTCGATACGGTGATGCGGATGTCGCTCGATGTAATCTTTCTATTGTTCATCTTCTCGGCTCTCCTAACTTTGCTGAATAGACGTGTCAAGTCGCCGTGGCCCGCATTGGCTCGGACCTGGGTCTGTTTAAACATCTCAGCCAGTGTGCATCTCCTCAGAGCGCTGAGGAACTAGCCGATCATCTCGGTTGTGGGAGGGAACtgatgtgtatatatacaatgattATCTCCTTCGAGCACGCTAGCTAATAGGACTGTCACATAGCTCGGCTCCTCCGCTACATGGCCTCGGTGCGCATGGTACAACAAACAGACGACATCAAATACATATCGAGCAACATCACACAGACGTTGGCCGTCCCCGGGCTCGAAGCAGGAATGCGACATGCGTACGTTTCCTATTTCCCCCGGATCACTCCCAATTCGAGGCATGTCATGTTTTAACCAGCGTCCAGATTCGAGAATCTCTGGCCAGTCCTGATGGCCCTCCCCGACTTCCTCGCCGAGCGCAAGTATCCCGACATCGTGGATGCCAAAGACACTGCGTTCCAAAAAGCCTTCAACACCGATCAGGACTGCTTCCACTGGCTAGCAACCCAGCCAACACGAATTGCGAACTTCAAGGTCCTGCTCACCGACGAGCGCACCCCAAACTTCCTGTCCACGTTCCCACTAGAAAAGGAGCTCGGATCATGGTCTGCAGAGCCCGAGAAGGCGCTCTTCGTCGACATCGGGGGTGGAATGGGACATGCATGCATCCGACTTCGCGAGAAGTATCCCAACCAACCAGGCCGCGTGATTCTCCAGGACCTGCCCCCAGTACTGCAAGCTGCGCAGGCGACGCAGCCCCTGTCAGGGATTGAATCGATGCCACACAATTTCCATACTCCACAACCCGTCCAAGGTGCGTCATGAGCTCCGTCTGCTTGGGCCTGCTGCATAGCTGATTATGAAGCATAAGGGGCCAAGTTCTACTTTCTCCGTCTCATTCTGCGCGACTTCCCTGACCACCAGGCACTCGAGATCCTCCATAACATTGTTCCCGCCATGGATGCCGAGTCACGCATTGTGATTGATGACGGGGTTCCCCCGGAGAAGGGGGCGCGGTGGGCAGAAACCGGAACGGACATCTGCATTATGAGTGCTCTGGGGTCGAAGGAGCGGACTCAGCGGCAGTGGGAGGAGCTAGCTGCAAAGGCTGGACTGCAGCTACAAGCTCTCTACCAGTACACCTGGCCAGTGGTGAATGCGGCCATGGTGTTTAGCCTGCAGTAGCTACCAATACGTAGAACATTATGTCTCCATAGACCTCGGTTCACGCCTTAGCTGTTGGAGAACGTTTCAATAGTACACCTATAGCGTTATAAAAACGCACTTTTTCATGCCCTGAATTAGGTCGATGTGCTCCTAGCATCGGGTGGGAAAGCTATGGCAACATTAGCACCGCCGATCACTTTACATAGAGCCTCGTGTGAGACATTTATTGCCAATAACAAGTCAGGCAGTACCCATGTCCGGCCTGCCGCTCAAGTtagggagggaaaaaaaaacctcGTTGCATACCGGGGCCAGAAGGAACAGCCCCCGTCTGTTCAATGTTGCATCGGGCGGGTTCAAAATGCTGCTTCGCCCGTGGCTGCAGCCCACATACACCTATACAGATATTCCCCGTGGGTAAATCCTACCCTGAGCCGGCTATATATTGTACATAACTACCTTAGGGAATCATCCGTCTAACCCCGTGCCATTCTCCCAAGAAACGCACCCTGCATACCGAGCAATAGCAGAGTATGATAGAGCAATGACCCCTCCCAAATCCGCAATTATTGTAAGGATCAACCAACGCTTCCCAGTCTATctcaaaagaaaacaaaagaaaagaaacgaaaaaagaaccaaaaaaagccTCTGATGTCGATCTCGACCTAACCCTCTCCCAGATCGGCGGCTCAATCTCCGGCCTcctccaagcccttcaaCTCAAACGCGCCGGCACTGATGTCTTAATCCTCGAACAAGATCCGTCCCCAACGCGAGCAAGCCATGAATCTGGCGTCTCCATTGGACCGAGCGTGCTCGCCCTTCTCAAGAAATACGACGCCACAGGCACACCACCCGCTATTCCAGCAGGGTTTCTCAGTGTTGCGTGGCAAACGCGCCCGCGTGTGCTGAACACAGCCTGGCACCATGATATGAGTAATTGGGGCAGTCTCTACTTGATCCTCAGGGCGAATGTTGATGGGTTCGCTTCGGATGTCGTACCGTATCCGCCCCCAGGGAGGAAGGGGGATGGGACGGCGGAGTACAAAGCCGGAAGGAGGGTAGTGGGGGTGGAGTTTGATCGGGGAGACGGGGCTATGAATGTTTTACATGTGGAAGCTGAAGCGAGCAGGGGCTCAAGGCAGGGGATGGAGGTCAAGAGAGAGCGTGCTGAAATGGTGATTGCCGCGGACGGCGTGCATTCGACAATCCGACGATTCCTACAGGTCCCTACGACATGGACTTACGCTGGGTATATTGCCTGGCGGGGAACTGTGCGTGAGGACCAGCTCTCACCGGAGACGGTGCGATATTTTTCAGATCGTCTGAACTTCACGCTTCTCGCAGGGTCGTATTTCATCACGTATATCATTCCATCGGAGACAGGGTCTGTCGAACCAGGAAGGCGGCTCGTCAATTGGGTCTGGTACTACCCGGTCCCTGAAGGGTCAGTAGCCATGGACACCATCTTCACCGATATCAACGGTGTCTTGCA encodes:
- a CDS encoding uncharacterized protein (predicted protein), translating into METVAAIKTLIQQLAESTDQFGRAEINDALRELQHSLETPFDTVMRMSLDTCQVAVARIGSDLGLFKHLSQCASPQSAEELADHLGCGRELMSRLLRYMASVRMVQQTDDIKYISSNITQTLAVPGLEAGMRHAFENLWPVLMALPDFLAERKYPDIVDAKDTAFQKAFNTDQDCFHWLATQPTRIANFKVLLTDERTPNFLSTFPLEKELGSWSAEPEKALFVDIGGGMGHACIRLREKYPNQPGRVILQDLPPVLQAAQATQPLSGIESMPHNFHTPQPVQGAKFYFLRLILRDFPDHQALEILHNIVPAMDAESRIVIDDGVPPEKGARWAETGTDICIMSALGSKERTQRQWEELAAKAGLQLQALYQYTWPVVNAAMVFSLQ
- a CDS encoding uncharacterized protein (2-polyprenyl-6-methoxyphenol hydroxylase and related FAD-dependent oxidoreductases), with product MTPPKSAIIIGGSISGLLQALQLKRAGTDVLILEQDPSPTRASHESGVSIGPSVLALLKKYDATGTPPAIPAGFLSVAWQTRPRVLNTAWHHDMSNWGSLYLILRANVDGFASDVVPYPPPGRKGDGTAEYKAGRRVVGVEFDRGDGAMNVLHVEAEASRGSRQGMEVKRERAEMVIAADGVHSTIRRFLQVPTTWTYAGYIAWRGTVREDQLSPETVRYFSDRLNFTLLAGSYFITYIIPSETGSVEPGRRLVNWVWYYPVPEGSVAMDTIFTDINGVLHNSTVPGDLLDPKVWSVQKRRYISDGTTPHLAEVVSQTRRPFVTKVGELEASAASYFDGRLVLVGDAFATFRSHLGLASEQAARHCLQMDRVWSGEISQAARDREARLYAAKLLLLNRLMGFLGLGWWWSALKTGLAYASPHHH